GGCGGGCCGGCCTCGCCGCGCGGTCCCGGCGGACGCGGCGGGCGCCCGCCGACCTCGACCAGATTGTCGAGGCTCGTCCCGAGGGCGCGCACCTCCACCACCGTGCCGAGCGGGCTCTTCGCCACCGCCCCTCGCAGGCTGACGCTCTGCCCGGCCCGCAGGGTCGCGTTCAGGCGCGCCGCCTCGTGCGGCGGCAGCCGCAGGGTGGTGCCGTCGTCGAGGAGCGCGCCGTTCACCTCGCCCCGGCGCCCGTGCAGCAGGGCCGCGATCCGGCCGCTCATCACCGTCTCGTCGGCGGCGGGCTCCGGCGGCCCGAGGGTGACGAGGGCGGCCCCCGTCGCCTCGTTGCGGAGCGAGGCGCCGTCGACGAGGGGCAGCGCCCGGGCGCGCATGCCGCGCACCGAGACCGGGTCGCCCGGCCGGACCGTGAACACCACCGCCCCCGACATCCGCGGCGGCAGCTTCACCTCGGTCCCGTCGGCGAGGATCAGGCCGTCGACGTCGCCCCGGGGGGTGAGGGTGTACTGCTTCACCGTTCCCTTCGTCTCCGGCAGGGTGCCGGGATCCCAGACCGAATTGTCCTGCGCCGCGGCCGGCAGGGATGCGAGGATCGCGGCCGCAAACCCCGCCGCCAGAACGCGGTGCGGGTCGCGGTGCTTGGCCATCGTCATGGATGTCGCTCGTCTGCGCCGGCGGCCGGCCGGCTCGGGCGCTCCCTGACAACTCCCGTGCCAACTGCCAAACCCTTGCAGGAACTCAAGAACCCTGCGTCATGCGAGGGTGCGGCCGTCGGGATTCGCGACATCCGCCGTCGGATATTCCGACACCTCGGCGTCGCGCAGGCCGTAGCGTTCGATCTTGGCGTAGAGGAGCTGTCGCTGGATGCCGAGGCTCTTGGCGGCCTGCGCCCGGTTGCCGCCGCTCGCGCGCAGGGCCCGGCGGATCATCGCCTCCTCGAGCCGCGCCACCGCGCCCGGCAGGTCGCCGTCGAGCCAGGCCGGCAGGGCCGCGTCCGAACCCGGCGCCTCCCCCGGGAGACCCGGATCCGACAGGCCTAGATCGCTCGCTCCGATCACCGCGCCGCGGGCCAGCACCGCCGCCCGCTCGATCACGTTGCGCAACTCGCGCACGTTGCCGGGCCAGGGATGCCGCATCAGCGCGGCAGCGGCCTCCGCCCCGAGGCGCTTCGGCCCGGCGCCGCTCGCGCACAGGAAATGCTCGGCGAGCGCCAGGATGTCGGCGAGGCGCTCGCGCAGGGGCGGCAGGGTGATCGGCACGACGTTGAGGCGGTAGAACAGGTCCTGGCGGAAGCCGCCCTCCGCCACGAGGCGCGGCAGGTCGCGGTGGGTCGCCGCCACCACCCGGACGTTCACCGGCGCGGGCCGGCCGCCGACCGGCGTCACCACCCGCTCCTGGAGCGCCCGCAGGATCTTGGCCTGCATCGACGGGGGCATGTCGCCGATCTCGTCGAGGAAGAGCGTGCCGCCCTCGGCCTCCCGGAAGGCGCCGGGCCGGTCCTGGATCGCCCCCGTGAAGGCGCCGCGCAGGTGGCCGAACAGCTCGCTCTCGAGGAGGTCGGCGGGGATCGCCGCGCAGTTCACCGGCACGAAGGGGCGGTTGCGCCGCCGGCCATGGGCGTGGAGGGTACGGGCCGCCACCTCCTTGCCGGTGCCGGTCTCGCCCTGGAGCAGCACCGTCGCGTCGCTGTCGGCGGCGAGCCCCACGGCCTTCTGGACCCGCCGCATCGCCTCGCTGGAGCCGATCAGGGACGAGGGCGCCGCCGGGACCGGGACGTCCGCCGCCGCGGAGGCCGAGAGGGCCAGCATGCCGCCGATGAGCCCGGCGAGCTCGGCCCGGCCGACCGGCTTCGTCAGGTGGTCGTAGGCGCCGAGCCGCATCGCCTCGATGGTGTTCTCGGCGCTGGCGAAGGCCGTCAGCACGGCGACCGGCGGCGGACGCGGCCCGGCGCGCAGGCGCTGGAGCACCGCCATCCCGTCGAGGTCGCCGGGCATGCGCAGGTCGAGGAGCACCGCGGCGATCCCCGGATCGGCCGCCACCCGCGCCAGCGCCTCGGCGCCCGACGCCGCGAGGACCGGGCGGTGACCGAGATCGCTCACCGTCTCGGCCAGCCCCTCGCGCAAGGCTGGGTCGTCGTCGACGATCAGGATGCGGGCGGGGGTGAGGCGGTCCATGGCAGATCGAGCTCGAAGGTCGCGCCGGGACCCGGTGCGTCAGGAGGTGGGGCGGCGAGCCGCGCCTGTCCACCATGCGCGCGGGCGATCTCGCGCACGATCGCGAGGCCGAGCCCGGTCCCGTCCGGGCGGCCGGTGACGAAGGGATCGAACAGGCGGGCCCTGAGGGAATCGGGGACGCCCGGCCCCTGGTCCGTCACGCGGATCCGCAGCCGGTCGCCCTCCCGTCCGGCCCACAGCCGCACCACGCTCCCCGCCGGGCTGTGCTGGACCGCGTTGAGCACGAGGTTGTCGAGGGCGCGGCGGATCTGGCCGGCATCGACGAGCGGGCGCTCAGTCGTCACCTCCGCCACCGCGATCGCCGCCCCTCGCGCCCGGGCGAGATCCTCGTGGAGATGGGCGCAGTCGTGCAAGAGGAGGCCGAGATCGGTGGGGGCCAGGACCGGGCGCCGCGGCTGGGTCAGGCTCAGGAGGTCGCGCAGCAGCCGGTCCAGGCGGGCGACCTGGTCGAGCACGAGGTCGAGGGCGGCGCGGCCCCGCGCCGGATCGGCGCTGGCCAGCGCGTTCTCGGCCTTGAGCCGGATCGCCGCCAGGGGGTTGCGGATCTCGTGGGCGATGCCGGCCGCGAGCTGGCCGAGCGCGGCGAGCCGCTCGGCCTCCGCGGCGCGGTGGCGGGCGGCGGCGAGGCGGGTG
This is a stretch of genomic DNA from Methylobacterium sp. 17Sr1-1. It encodes these proteins:
- a CDS encoding sigma-54 dependent transcriptional regulator; this encodes MDRLTPARILIVDDDPALREGLAETVSDLGHRPVLAASGAEALARVAADPGIAAVLLDLRMPGDLDGMAVLQRLRAGPRPPPVAVLTAFASAENTIEAMRLGAYDHLTKPVGRAELAGLIGGMLALSASAAADVPVPAAPSSLIGSSEAMRRVQKAVGLAADSDATVLLQGETGTGKEVAARTLHAHGRRRNRPFVPVNCAAIPADLLESELFGHLRGAFTGAIQDRPGAFREAEGGTLFLDEIGDMPPSMQAKILRALQERVVTPVGGRPAPVNVRVVAATHRDLPRLVAEGGFRQDLFYRLNVVPITLPPLRERLADILALAEHFLCASGAGPKRLGAEAAAALMRHPWPGNVRELRNVIERAAVLARGAVIGASDLGLSDPGLPGEAPGSDAALPAWLDGDLPGAVARLEEAMIRRALRASGGNRAQAAKSLGIQRQLLYAKIERYGLRDAEVSEYPTADVANPDGRTLA